ATCGCGTTGGGCACGAGCGCCGGCGTCGCGTCGGCGCAGCCGAGCAGCCCGGCCGGTCTGCCCGGGGCGGTCGGCGTCGACGTCCGGCTCAAGCTGGAGCGCGACGGCAGGCTGACCGTCACCGAGGTGGTCACAGTCCCCGAAGGGAAAACAGCCGATCGTGTGGTGCCGCTACGCATCGCAGTCGGCGACAACCGCGACCGCGTGTACGAGGTCTCCGACCCGGCCGTGACCGGCGAGGGTACCGCCACAGTGTCGGACGACCGGCTCTCCATCGCCCTCCGGGCGGGCACGTCCACCGTCACCTACTCCGTCGTCGGCACCGTCGCCCGGATCGGCGACACCCTGGAACTGCGCTGGCAGCCCGCGAGCGGCTGGAGCACCGCGCTGGACTCCGTCAAGGTCTCCGTGATCACCCCGGACGCCCCGCGGTCGGTGAACTGCCTGGCCGGCGAACCGGGCACGGCCAAGCCGTGCACCACCGCCGAGCTGGGCGACGGGCGCGGCGTGCGGGCCACCGAGATCGGCCTGGACCCCGGCGACCGGGTCGACGTGGCGGTCGGCCTGCAGGAGGGCGCGGCGCCGCCCAACGCGCGCGTGGTGGAGACCTCCACCCTGGCGGCGGCGTTCGCGCTGACCCCGGCGACCGGCGCCGGGCTCGGCGCGCTGGTGCTGCTGCTGATCGGCGGCATGGTCGCCCTGTGGTACCTGCGCGGCCGCGACGCGCGGGCCCTGGAGGGCGAGGTCGGGCCGGTGGACGTGCTGGTCGCCGACGGCGCGGGGCGGGTGGCGTTCGCCTCGCCCGACGGCGTGCTGCCCGGGCAGGTCGGCACCGTGGTCGACGAGCACGTGGACGTGGTCGACGTGACCGCGACGATCGTGGACCTCGCGGTGCGCAACTACCTGTGGATCGAGGAGGTCGACGGGCTGGACTGGCGGTTCGTCCGCCGCAACCCGGCCGACCCGTCGCTGACGGGCTACGAGCGCGCCGTCTACGAGGCCCTGCTGCCCGACGGGGTCGACGCGGTGCTGCTGTCCGAGCTGCGCGGCCGGCGGATCGACCTCACGCGCGTGCGGGACGAGCTGTACGCGGACGTGGTGGCCAAGAGCTGGTTCGCGCGGCGGCCGGACGCCGAGCGGACCCTGTGGTGGTGGGCCGGGATCGGGACCGCGGTGCTCGGCGCGGCGCTGACCGCGGTGTTGGCGCTGGTCGGCACGGGTGCGCTGTTCGGCCTCGTGGTGCTGGCCGCGGGGGTGGCGCTGGCCGTGGGCGCGCGCTCGATGCCCGCCCGGA
This portion of the Saccharothrix syringae genome encodes:
- a CDS encoding DUF2207 domain-containing protein, producing MLRNWGAAAICVIALGTSAGVASAQPSSPAGLPGAVGVDVRLKLERDGRLTVTEVVTVPEGKTADRVVPLRIAVGDNRDRVYEVSDPAVTGEGTATVSDDRLSIALRAGTSTVTYSVVGTVARIGDTLELRWQPASGWSTALDSVKVSVITPDAPRSVNCLAGEPGTAKPCTTAELGDGRGVRATEIGLDPGDRVDVAVGLQEGAAPPNARVVETSTLAAAFALTPATGAGLGALVLLLIGGMVALWYLRGRDARALEGEVGPVDVLVADGAGRVAFASPDGVLPGQVGTVVDEHVDVVDVTATIVDLAVRNYLWIEEVDGLDWRFVRRNPADPSLTGYERAVYEALLPDGVDAVLLSELRGRRIDLTRVRDELYADVVAKSWFARRPDAERTLWWWAGIGTAVLGAALTAVLALVGTGALFGLVVLAAGVALAVGARSMPARTRRGSALLEHVRGLRGYLHAATPRDIPDADREMVFSRSLPYAVVLGETERWLAAFAGSRSGLYWFGEAEQGGDLRRFAQRFPTFLGALDGVLAQAGHLRSLRH